The following coding sequences are from one Desulfonatronum sp. SC1 window:
- a CDS encoding type II toxin-antitoxin system YhaV family toxin, which produces MSDAPRQLVVNGWSIYAHPLFLDQLERLAAQVSSLRDKDPDGYQKKNVAKRLAAITRLAFEIIPQDPGRPEYRQGRTLGGQRKHWLRAKFFQQEFNRLNVIFF; this is translated from the coding sequence ATGAGCGACGCTCCACGGCAACTCGTCGTCAATGGATGGTCAATTTACGCCCACCCGTTGTTCCTGGACCAGTTGGAACGGCTTGCGGCGCAAGTGTCGAGTCTGAGGGACAAGGACCCTGATGGGTATCAGAAAAAAAATGTCGCCAAACGTCTTGCGGCCATCACCAGGCTGGCCTTCGAGATCATTCCCCAGGATCCAGGGCGCCCGGAGTACCGCCAGGGCAGAACGTTGGGCGGCCAACGCAAGCACTGGCTTCGAGCCAAGTTTTTTCAACAGGAGTTTAACAGATTGAACGTCATTTTTTTTTGA